In the genome of Nocardioides sp. NBC_00368, the window ACGCCGAAGGTGACCCCGGCCATGTCGAGCAGCTCGGCCACGGCGCGGGTGGTCTTCTTGGCGCGGTCCTCGTAGGCGCCGGCGCAGCCGACCCAGAACAGCCAGTCGACCTCCTCCAGCGACTCGATGTCCTTGCCGACCTCCTTGACCTCGAAGGGCAGGTCCTTGGCCCAGTCCATGCGCGCGTTGGCGTTCATGTTCCAGGGGTTGCCCTTGCCCTCCAGGCCCTTGAACAGACCGTTGAGCTCGGAGGGGAAGTTCGACTCGACGAGCACCTGGTAGCGGCGCATGTCCATGATGTGGTCGACGTGCTCGATGTCGACGGGGCACTGCTGGACGCAGGCACCACAGGAGGTGCAGGACCAGAGCACGTCCTCGTCGATGACGAAGCCGCCGTCCTCGGGGTTGTAGAACCAGTCGAGCACCTCGGCGTTGCCCTCGGCACCTTCCGGAGCGCCGTCGGCCTTGCCGATGAGCGGCTTCTCCTTGAGATCGCCGTCAGCGGCCGCGGCGTACGCGTGCTCGCGCAGGCCCATCATCAGCAGCTTCGGCGAGAGCGGCTTCTCGGTGTTCCAGGCGGGGCACTGCGACTGGCAGCGGCCACACTCGGTGCAGGTGGTGAAGTCGAGGATGCCCTTCCAGGAGAAGTCCTGGATCGAGCCGACACCGAGGATGGCGTCCTCGGGGATGCGGTCCTCCTCCACGTCCTCGAGGGTGACCGGCTTGCCGTCGATGAGCATCGGCTTGATCGCGCCGAGCGCGGTGCCGAGCGGGCGCGCGCCGTCGGTGTCGGACGTACGCGAACCCGGCTCACGCTTGAACCAGATGTTGAACCAGGCGGTGAAGCGGTGCCAGGCGACACCCATCGTCAGGTGGGTGGAGACGATGGTCAGCCAGATCAGCGCCGTGATGATCTTGAAGGCCGCGATCGCGTAGATGACGTTCTCGAGGGTGTGGATCGCGTCGGGGCCGGTGGGGTAGAGCGCCCCGAAGAACTGCGAGATCGGGAAGTGGAACGCGGTGGCGTGCTCGGCGACCTCGCCGCCGTGAGCCTTGGCCAGGTTGTACTCCGCGCCGCGGATGAACAGGATCGCCGCGCTCTCCACCAGCACCATCGCCTCGACGAAGAACGCCTGCCACTGGGTGGAGCCGTAGAAGCGGGTGCCGCGGCCCTTCTGTGCGGGCAGGTGGGTCAGCCGGTAGATGATCAGCGGGATGATGCCCAGCGAGCCGAGCAGGCCGAGGATCTCGGCGATCCACTCGTATGCGAACAGCTTGCCGACCACCGGCAGCGTCCACTCCGGGTCGAAGAGCTGGAAGTACGCCGCCCCGACCGCCGTGGAGAGCACGATGAACGCCGCGAAGGCGAACCAGTGCAGGATCCCGACCCAGGTCCACTGCAGCATGCGCGTGTGGAGGACGGTCTCTTTCAACATCGTCAGGGTGCGGGCCAGCGGCTGGTCGACGCGGCTGATCGGCGTACCGATCTTGATGACCGCGAGCATCGACCGGACCGCCTTGATCACCAGGTAGGCGGTGGCCACCGTTGCCGCAAGACACACGACGATGGCGATGATCTGCAACATGCCTAGGCGCTCCTCATCAGGGGGCAGGACTGCCGGAATGAACCGAGCCTAATGCTTCAGGTCGGCTCGACTGCGTATGGGTGGGTTGATACTACCCGTGAGTAACTTCAGAATGAAGAAACGGCCCGCGCCCTGGTCAGGACGCGGGCCGTTTCTTAGGACAGCCTCAGTGGATCAAGGCCTCACGCGTTGGAGTTCACCTTGAACTTGGCGTGACCGATGTTCACGACCGTCTTGGTGCCCTTGGTCGCGTCGAGGAGCGTCAGCCGCAGGGCGACGACCTCGACCAGGTTCTTGCTGCGCTCGACGACGACCTTGGTCTCGATCTTGGCCAGGCCGGGGATGTCGACGCGGGAGAGCGCCGACTCGAGCTGGGCGAGGGAGACCTTCTGGTCGCCGACGTAGATGTCACCGAACTTGGTGCCCGAGATGGACGTCGAGGCGCCCTTGCCCTTGACGAACTTGGCGTTCGCCTGGGCGCGGATGGCCTCGATGCGGATCGCGCCGTCGCCGATGTTGACGCTGGCGACCTCACCGAAGGTGTAGCCCTCGGCGGTGGTCTTGGTCTGGTTCGAACGCTGACCGCTGGTCAGGCCCTTGACGTCCAGGATGTCACCCGCGTTGCCCAGCGGCACGCCGGCGATGGACTTGGTCTTCAGCTTGCCCTTGGTGCCGGCGCAGCCGGCGTTGGTCAGCGGGTTCTTGCCGATCTCGACGGCACCGCCGAGAGCGGTGGCGTCGATGGAGTCGGCGAAACCGCGGAAGGTCGCGCTGAAGGCCTGGCCGTTGATCTCGGCGCGGGAGCGACCGACGATGACCTCGGAGTCGCTGCCGTGGAGCTTGATCCAGATGCCGTTGGCGTAAGCCTCGGCGCCGTCGGCGTTGGTCTTCTCGACGGTGTTGCCGATGCCGATGGTGGCGATGCCGGGGATGACCAGCGGCTTGTCACGGCCGGGGATCGGAAGGTCGATCGTCTGGCCGGGGCCGGCCGGGTCGAGGACCACGTGAGCGATCTTGGCCTTCGAGTCGGCCTTGTAGCCCTTGCCGTCCCACCAGGCCTGGGAGACGGAGCTCAGGCCCTCGACGGTGACCTTGCCCAGCGGGCTCTTGTCGAGCACGACGTCGGCGATCTTGTGCTCGGAGATGGACTTGACCATGTCGCCGGACTTGATCGTCCGCTGCTTGGTCGTGGTCGCACCGATCGTGCCCACGCCGGGCACCTTGGCGCCGGCGGTGTTGTTGTTGACGTTGTGGCCGGCCTTACGGGTGCAGCCGATGGTCTGGTATCCGAGGTCGCCCGAGTTGGCCGGGATGCTGCCACCGGTCACGCGGGTGCCGAAGCCGCTCGCGAACATCCCGAAAGAGGTGTTCGTCAGTGCGGCCTGTGAAGGCGCCGGCACAACCAGAACTGCGCCGACGACGGCGGCAGCGGCTGCGGACAGCGCAAGCGTACGGATGCTTCGCATTGTTGGTTGGACTCCGATTCTGCGGTGGGGATCCCCCAAGATCCCCGCAACGGGGCCGTGCCACCTGCCAGATCCGGGGGAACCTGGCGCACTCCCGAGTTAAGGGGTGGCACATCGGGCAAACGAGAGAAAACCACGGAAGTTATCGGGACGGAGGTCCTATTTCTAGATGGCCCTTCCTTGTCATGGGTAACCCACCCGGGCATAGGCAAACGGGCCGTGACCTCGGGAGAGGTCACGGCCCGTTCGAGGACCCTCGCTTAAGGGGTCAAGTCGAGCTGAATGCCGGTGAGGCCGTCGATGACACCGGTCACCGTGTCGAGCACCGGGGCCACCACGTTCTCGCCGATCGACGGCGGAGCCGGCGCGGGGGTCGGTGCGGGTTCGGGGGCGGGCTCAGGCTCGGGGTTCGGCTCGGGGGCGGGCTCCGGGGCCGGCTGGGGAGCGGGCTTCGGTTGCTCGTCCTCCAGGACGGTCCCGTCGCGCGGGGTGGAGATGGACCCGCTGGCGGAGTGGGCGCCACCGTAGGAATCGGCACTGGAGGGCGCGTCGTAGTCGCCGCTCGAGTGCTTGCCGGGGGTGCCGCGCCCGGCGTTGCGGGAGAAGAGGGAGGTCTCCTCCGGTGCGATCACGCCAGGGGCGTCGATGACCTTCTGCTCGCCGGTGTCGACGACCGCGATGGCGTCGTACTCGCCGGCGTGGGCCTTGACCTGCTGGGTCTCGGCCTCGAGGCCGTTGCCGACGTTGGACTGCGCGAAGGCGCCGATGCCCGCCGAGGCGATCGCCATCGCCGCGAGCGGCAGCAGCACCGCCTTCTTGTTGCGGGCACGGTTCTTCGGGATCCGGTACTCCTCGACCGCGGCGTTCCGGGTCGGCACCTGCGCGGCGGCGTACGGCGGCATCGCGGGGTTGGCGAACGTCACCGGCCCGGCGGGGTGGAACTGCTGTGCCGTGTACGGGCTCGGCTGGTAGGCGTACTGCGGCAGCCGGGAGTGCGGAGGCATCGGGCGCTGGTAGCTGGGCCGAGGCGGCTGGTAGCGGACGGGAACGGGCGCGGGCTGCACAGGGACGAGCGCCGTGCCGGGCTGCGGCGGCGGCGTGTACGGCGTGTGACGCGGTCGCACCCGCTCGGGGGCGGCGTTGGTCCTGGGAGAGTCGATCCACGACTCGGTCGCCGGCGACAACCCCTCGAGAGCGCGGTTGGCGATCTCGAGGGGGTCGGCCGTGGTGTCGTTCTCGGTGCGCATCTGTGGGGCGTGGTGTCGAGCCGGCGTGGGCGGGACGTTCGAGAGGTCCCCCGTCGCGGGCCGACTGTTCGCTTCAGTCATCTGACGCTGTCTCCTGAGCGCTTAGCGAGTGTCGGTTGTGTCGCGCAGCACGTAACGGAACCAGAATCCCGCCGGTTTGTCACCTTCTTCTCGGAAAAAAGTTAC includes:
- a CDS encoding choice-of-anchor P family protein, with protein sequence MRSIRTLALSAAAAAVVGAVLVVPAPSQAALTNTSFGMFASGFGTRVTGGSIPANSGDLGYQTIGCTRKAGHNVNNNTAGAKVPGVGTIGATTTKQRTIKSGDMVKSISEHKIADVVLDKSPLGKVTVEGLSSVSQAWWDGKGYKADSKAKIAHVVLDPAGPGQTIDLPIPGRDKPLVIPGIATIGIGNTVEKTNADGAEAYANGIWIKLHGSDSEVIVGRSRAEINGQAFSATFRGFADSIDATALGGAVEIGKNPLTNAGCAGTKGKLKTKSIAGVPLGNAGDILDVKGLTSGQRSNQTKTTAEGYTFGEVASVNIGDGAIRIEAIRAQANAKFVKGKGASTSISGTKFGDIYVGDQKVSLAQLESALSRVDIPGLAKIETKVVVERSKNLVEVVALRLTLLDATKGTKTVVNIGHAKFKVNSNA